The Mytilus galloprovincialis chromosome 3, xbMytGall1.hap1.1, whole genome shotgun sequence genomic interval atattttttgttgtattgctgtcaaatgcaagaattaatttaatctagggaaaaaaaacaagaatttgcagtttggacgaaatagagtcagtacactttaatttttttaataactttttcaaaacaacttggattttcatcaaactatgtagctatcttacatatataataaggttactgaatcccaggtcattttattttttgttttattgctgtcatattcaagaattcaattaatctaggtaaaaaaagttagaaattgcagttccgacacaaatagagacagtacactttaattttgttttttttctttttcaaaacaacttggattttcatcaaactatgtagctatcttacaaatatattaagcttactgaatcccaggtcattttattttttgttgtattgctgtcaaattcaagaattaatttaatctaggaaaaaaaaacaagaatttgcagtttggacgaaatagagtctgtacactttaattttgttttttttctttttcaaaacaacttggattttcatcaaactatgtagctatcttacatatatattaaggttactgaatcccaggtcattttaatttttgttttattgctgtcatattcaagaattaaattaatctaggtaaaaaaagttagaaattgcagttctgacggaaatagagacagtacactttaattttgtttattactttttcaaaacaacttggattttcatcaaactatgtagctatcttacatatatattaaggttactgaatcccaggtcattttattttttgttgtattgatgtcaaattcaagaattaatttaatctaggaaaaaaaaagttagaatttgcagtttggacgaaatagagacagtacactttaatttttttaataactttttcaaaacaacttggattttcatcaaactatgtagctatcttacatatatattaaggttactgaatcccaggtcattttattttttgttttattgctgtcaaattcaagaattaaattaatctaggtaaaaaaagttagaatttgcagttcgaacgaaatagagacagtacacattattttttttaataactttttcaaaacaacttggattttcatcaaactatgtagctatcttacatatatattaaggttactgaatcccaggtcattttattttttgttttattgctgtcatattcaagaattcaattaatctaggtaaaaaaagttagaaattgcagttccgacacaaatagagacagtacactttaattttgtttatttctttttcaaaacaacttggattttcatcaaactatgtagctatcttacaaatatattaagcttactgaatcccaggtcattttattttttgttgtattgctgtcaaattcaagaattaatttaatctaggaaaaaaaaacaagaatttgcagtttggacgaaatagagtctgtacactttaatttttttaataactttttcaaaacaacttggattttcatcaaactatgtagctatcttacatatatattaaggttactgaatcccaggtcattttaatttttgttttatttctgtcatattcaagaattaaattaatctaggtaaaaaaagttagaaattgcagttctgacggaaatagagacagtacactttaattttgtttattactttttcaaaaccaacttggattttcatcaaactatgtagctatcttacatatatattaaggttactgaatcccaggtcattttattttttgttgtattgatgtcaaattcaagaattaatttaatctaggaaaaaaaaagttagaatttgcagtttggacgaaatagagacagtacactttaatttttttaataactttttcaaaacaacttggattttcatcaaactatgtagctatcttacatataaattaaggttactgaatcccaggtcatttaattttttgttgtattgctgtgaaattcaagaattaatttaatctaggtaaaaaaagttagaatttacagttcagacgaaatagagacagtacactttaatttttttaataactttttcaaaccaacttggattttcatcaaactatgtagctatcttacatatatattaagcttactgaatctcaggtcattttgtttttgttgtattgctgtaaattttaagaattaaattaatctaggtaaaaaaagctagaatttgtagttcggacaaaatagagatagtacactttaatttttttaataagtttttcaaatcaacttggattttcttcaaactatatagctaccttggtgatgtaTTAATCTTACTAAATTCGGGCAGAATCAATTTGGGCCAATTGCAGTTTTGGAAAAGTATTAAAATTGTGCCAAtctcttttattttgatgatattaATTGTGCCACATATACCTGCAAATATTTTTTACCATTATATCATACCTGTTCATGTTTTacctatatcatacatgtactatattATTTTTTCCACTTAAGATTTAATTATACACTCGATCCtcaaatttaagaaaacatgaatcaatgagtgatagatttctcttagaagaaatttaaaggtcctggtGAATAAACtttacagagaacaatacctgttgtatttgttcaatgggacaatagaactgccaaaagtttaaatggacaggtaactatcaggtgaatctatggaaaggttTAATGGGGttcacaataaaattttaataactttctcaaactatcctgggttagaacaaaacttggacagaagcttgtttatgatcataagatagtatccagaagtaaattttgtaaaaagataaatctatttttttcatattttacttttaaatggacttaattttttCTGTGGGGAAACACCACATTCACTAGCTCtgttgtaaaagtttttaaaatttaataactttctttaactaaactggatttctaccaaacttgtacagaagcttgtgtatgatcataagatagtatccagaagtaaatattgtaaaaataaatttcctttttttccgtattttacttataaatggacttagttttttctgcgtgaaacattacattcactctgtggttaaattttttagaattttaataactttcttaaaactaTCCTTGGtgtgtaccaaacttggacagaagcctatttatgatcataagatagtatccagaagtaagttttgtaaaaagataactccattttttctgtattttacttttaaacggacttagattttcttccagttaacataacatacagtctgcagataaagttttctaaacatttattaaattcatcaactatcctagatttttaccaaacttgaacagaagctttttacaatcataagatagtatcaagaggaatatttttattgatttttttccctcatttttcatgggcctgcgatttacagcaaaagtaggcaagacactgggttccgcgaaacccttacaatttttttcttaaaatgtcctgtcccaagtcagaaaaatTGCCATAGTAAtactatagttcgtttctgtgtgttgcCGTTTAGTATGGTGTTATTTATATACGTTGTATTGCTATTTCAGACTTGTTATTTACATACTGGTACAATAAAGCATCAGAACCCTTAGCTCTTGTTGGTGTTATTCATTAACGCATAGAAAACCACCTACTACATTTCCATCAGTTATAGTTTGtcacccagatttgttttcttctgaaaacGATTTTTGATATTAAGAACAgttgtatactattgttgcctttatttacacaaaaatgcaATCTGCTTGTCATGAACACATTGTTTAAGTAACATACTGAGACATCTGGACACGCATAATATCATGTTGTAGATCTGGAGATATAAAGGTAGTCTAACTAGTTGAGTTAGGGGAGATCTTCTTTGGCTCAATTGGTTAGAGCGTTGCCTTTATATCCCGAAATCCATGGATTTTCACATCAATGGCGCTGGGAGCATCTGCtggtgacatcccattagtccgacaaccattattccgacagcccattactccgacaacccatgactccgacagcccattattccgacactTGAATGCGTTTTTTATAGTATGGGTAAATTATCTCTAAAAAGACCAACTCTGTTCTCTATGGTATGTGTGGTTGTCAGTCTTGTTGACAATTATTCTTTCCATAGGGGATATTTGTCTCAGTATTAGAGTTTATACACATGCTTATAGCAACTGCTTAGTCCTTACCCTCGtccaatatttgttttatgtgtcAAGGTACTTTATCTAGCttaatatttcgttgtttgtatGTAACGCCTCTGGTCTAGCATTACGAAGCTAAATTAAATGTGTgtgtgtatgtttacttgtttaaCACTAGAACCTTGTTGTAGGCCTTTTATAATCTGTCACTGGTAATTGTGAAACATGCAATGGTAACTTGCAAACCTTGGTAGCTGGACTAAGTAATTTAAGAGTCTTAGACACTGGTTTCTTATtcatttcaagacaaaatataacaaaaacagttatAAGTTTAGCAATGACTATTTAATCAGTCATaaatcaatatattataatatgttATGAATAAATATCCCAAAGCAAAAACGGTTCAGAGCCCCCCTTGGATGTTAATCGTCGTgtgtaaacatgataaaatggTTTTACTATTTATACTCCCTTTGTGATGGGTATGGTTCACAAGTGGTAGGCTCTGGTAATAATGGTCTAGCTATCGAAATGGTCAGGGTAATGTGAGCTGTGTGCTGTGCGGTTCAGAATCTTCTGCTCCAACCGTTTACATCGTCCGGAAGTCCGTGGACACATAATATGTGTCTGTTACTATAACGATAAGTGTGTCCGTAAAattaagagggtggtaaagggttattttcgtgcaacgttttcaGCTTTTTAATTTCGAGTGTTTTCGTGTTTTggtgttttatttctcgttttctcgttGTTCGGTTTGATGTGCGTGCTTCgtatttccccttatttattttccgtgtttcgtgtTGGTGCTCCGAATTTCTCGTTCTTGCCTTTTCcacatttgattaaaaagtaaacTGGAACTAACTCAAAGTAAACTGGTGACATATAGACCAAGGATGTGTATAGTTAGAAATCCTTGTATAGGCATAGTAACTTTTGAAACTTGTGTACTATAATAGAAATTTATACATTGTTACCATTCAACATCTATTGTATATGTATAtgctatacatgtaataaagtccatcatgataatatttttttttcaaatcagatgcGAGTAGCAGACGCTTAAAGATGACCACAAGGTCTTTATGTCCATTAACAATGTCTAAAGCATTCGACACTGTTCCGCAGAAAAGACTAATGAACAAACTCAGAGCATATGGCACAGAACTTTCAGTTCTGAATTGGGTCGATAGTTTTCTAAGTGACAGGATACAACAcgtttcaataaacaataaaacatcatCATGGACAAAAGTAACCTCAGGTATACCTCAAGGATCTGTGCTTGGGCCTctactttttgtaattttcataaatgACCTTCCAAACCTGGTTGATTCCGACGTATACCTCTTTGCAGATGATACTAAAATTTTTAACACAATTAGTCAGAAAGAAGATAAAACTCAATTACAAAGTGACTTTAAATAAACTATCGCAATGGAGTGATACCTGGCTATTAAAGTTTCACTCCGACAAGTGCAAACATATGCACATAGGTAAACCGGGACCGGAACCAGACTCAAAATATACACTGAAATCGACAATACTACAAAAAGTTACTGAAGAAAAAGACATTGGAGTAATTATTGACTCTGAATTAAATTTCGAAAAACATATAAGTGAGAAAGTTAATAAGGCAAATTCCATGTTTGCACTACTGAGAAGAACTTTTCAATATTTAGATACAGATACCTTTGTACCACTATACAAGACACTCGTTAGAACACATTTAGAATTTGCAAGCTCAGTATGGCatccatataaaataaaatatgttgataTGATTGAAAATGTGCAGCGCCGGGCAACTAAACAACTACCAGGATTAAAGAATTTAACATACTCAGAaagactgcaaaaattgaaactaCCATCTCTAAATTTTAGACGAGTCCGAGGTGACATGATTGAATTATATAAAACACTGAATGGAAAATATGATAAAGAGGCGGCACAATTTGTTAAATTATGGAAGGATATGACAACACGAACAGGGTCACGCGGCAACAGTCTGAAAATATTTCCACAGAGAGCAAGAACAGAATTAAGGAGGAATGCCTTTGCTCTACGAGTGGTAAAAACATGGAATACACTACCCGAAATTATAGTAACATCACCAACCACAAATACATTTAAGAATAGACTAGACAAATACTGGAAGAACCAAACAATGATGTACGAAGACTATAAATCACCAATCACCGGAAGTGGAGAAGATTTAGATATAGAGACTGATGATTGAAGAGGGACTGTAGTTCCTGTATACATCAGTAAACGAACCTAAGTAAACCTAAGTAAGTACATGGTCTTCAAGAACGTCTTAGTAATAACTGctggtactttttttctgaatatttacgattttatttctcgtgcttcatttttcccaatttttatttcacgtgtttccgtGTTCAGTACCACCCTCAATTAACGTAGCGATtggttttaattctaaatatacaTGATACCGGGTTCTGGAAACTAGGTTATCTCTGTCCATTCCGATTGGTCCTTAAAACCGGAAGTTCCCACGGCAATACTATAGAACATGGcgcaaaaacaaatagaaatacacaacTGTCGAGGGAAAAGGGGAGGTATGGGCTTATCAAGAATAACCCTTAGTGGAAACGTATCTTGGTTACATTAAAGACCCTTAACATGATTGAATAAAACAGGTGAGCAAAAGGGACAAGTGATATACGGGTCAAACTAAAGCTGGGATCCTGTCAAAGTACCCCTCTGGTCAAACAGTGAGAACGAACCCTGTCCTATGATCTATCAATATTTcccataaacaataatataatacatacaatacaatacgGCCGCGATACCTGAAATATAAAGTGTTCATATGCATAGTCCGTTCATAAATATAACAGTGCAGCTCAGAGTTCTGGAACacgaaaatgaaagtgaaagtagaaatgaATTCTCTGATCAACACAAGAAAAGAATGAAACATGATACATAAAAACCTACCAATCTTAAATCCTACCCTTAGGCATAACAGTATGTCCAATATCAGTCTGTGCTGTTCTATTTCGATATTTTTTGCATGTGTACttaaaaagaaggtgtggtataaatatgattgccaatgacacaactatccacaagagaccaacatgacacagacattaacaactataggtcaccgtacgacctttaacaatgaacatagtcagctataaaaggcccc includes:
- the LOC143066885 gene encoding uncharacterized protein LOC143066885 — protein: MTFQTWLIPTYTSLQMILKFLTQLVRKKIKLNYKVTLNKLSQWSDTWLLKFHSDKCKHMHIGKPGPEPDSKYTLKSTILQKVTEEKDIGVIIDSELNFEKHISEKVNKANSMFALLRRTFQYLDTDTFVPLYKTLVRTHLEFASSVWHPYKIKYVDMIENVQRRATKQLPGLKNLTYSERLQKLKLPSLNFRRVRGDMIELYKTLNGKYDKEAAQFVKLWKDMTTRTGSRGNSLKIFPQRARTELRRNAFALRVVKTWNTLPEIIVTSPTTNTFKNRLDKYWKNQTMMYEDYKSPITGSGEDLDIETDD